From the genome of Gemmatimonas phototrophica, one region includes:
- a CDS encoding glycoside hydrolase 100 family protein codes for MKDDLPLNDSITLLRELATPLGIRASRSSVANYAAIFARDAIMAGLAGLTIGDAPITAGLVRTLEHLRDLQGPQGQIASNFRVEADDTRHVSFGTLAPRFDSATWFLVGVGAACQHGQANFEDYRAAVTRVIALLDGIEYNGRHLLYVPAGGNWADEYPFDGYILYDQVLRAWGLRLLGTVANEPAWVAKAEAIGHTIAERFWPAGDWQYGGARRFPVAAISPVRTDEHVDLAACALLALSDLVPDRTTGILDAMRDTFLNANALPPAFSPVIAEGDPDWEPLARYHLHGFRNRPHEYHNGGIWPVWLGWLALAFARHGRPADVATLHALTAAHLARLSHFDFEEYFHGVTGEALGTQGMAYTATGFVFLETARFNQVDLPWTR; via the coding sequence ATGAAGGACGATCTTCCTCTCAACGATTCCATCACGCTGCTCCGTGAGCTCGCGACGCCTCTGGGCATTCGCGCTTCACGCAGCAGTGTGGCGAACTACGCCGCCATTTTCGCGCGCGACGCGATTATGGCGGGACTGGCCGGGCTCACGATTGGCGATGCGCCGATCACGGCCGGTTTGGTGCGAACGCTCGAGCATCTGCGCGACCTGCAAGGACCGCAGGGGCAGATTGCCTCGAACTTCCGGGTGGAGGCCGACGACACACGTCACGTGAGCTTCGGGACGCTCGCCCCGCGCTTCGATTCGGCCACCTGGTTTCTGGTGGGTGTGGGCGCCGCGTGTCAGCATGGCCAGGCGAACTTCGAAGACTATCGTGCGGCCGTCACGCGCGTGATCGCCCTGCTCGACGGCATTGAATACAACGGCCGCCACCTGCTGTATGTCCCGGCCGGTGGTAATTGGGCCGACGAATACCCCTTCGATGGCTACATCCTGTACGATCAGGTGCTGCGGGCGTGGGGACTTCGTCTGCTGGGGACGGTCGCCAACGAGCCAGCGTGGGTCGCCAAGGCCGAGGCGATTGGCCACACGATTGCCGAACGTTTCTGGCCCGCTGGTGACTGGCAGTACGGTGGCGCTCGACGTTTCCCGGTGGCGGCCATCTCGCCCGTGCGGACCGACGAGCACGTGGATCTTGCCGCCTGCGCCCTGCTCGCGCTGAGCGATCTCGTGCCTGACCGGACGACGGGCATTCTGGACGCCATGCGCGACACGTTCCTGAACGCCAACGCGCTTCCCCCGGCCTTCTCGCCGGTCATTGCCGAAGGAGACCCGGACTGGGAGCCGCTCGCCCGTTACCACCTGCACGGCTTTCGGAATCGCCCGCATGAGTACCACAACGGCGGCATCTGGCCCGTGTGGCTGGGGTGGCTGGCACTGGCCTTCGCGCGTCATGGTCGCCCCGCCGATGTGGCGACACTGCACGCGCTCACGGCAGCGCATCTGGCCCGCCTGTCACACTTCGACTTCGAAGAGTACTTCCACGGCGTAACGGGCGAAGCCCTTGGCACCCAAGGCATGGCATATACGGCCACCGGGTTTGTCTTCCTGGAAACGGCACGCTTCAACCAGGTGGATCTCCCATGGACCCGTTGA
- a CDS encoding MFS transporter — MSIVNMNVGFFGIQYSFGLQQSNMSPIYRYLGADEASLPLLYLAGPVTGLIVQPIIGAMSDRTLSPRGRRTPFFLVGALLCSLSLLAMPFSRTLWMAAGILWILDAANNITMEPYRAYVSDRLNDGQTSLGFLTQSAFTGLGQTLSYITPSLLVFLGMNRDAVNDRGIPNITMLAFLMGAVFSTASILWSLKQVPELPLTPDERRHIEQMPRGFGNTLREIVDALRDMPTTMRQMAVMKFFQWYAMFCYWIYIAPALALTLFDTKDATSAGFREAGLVTGQVGAFYNFIAFVAAFAMVPITRRIGAKWMHTIALVAASVSMMAIPAIDNRALLFVPMLGIGLGWGSMMGNPYVMLSDSIPRNRVGVYMGVFNMFIVIPMLIQNLTLPLYYESLLGGNPASVIRLAGVLLGCAAVACAFVTVKKASTAVEAS; from the coding sequence ATGTCCATCGTGAACATGAACGTTGGATTCTTCGGAATCCAGTACAGCTTTGGGCTCCAGCAGAGCAACATGAGCCCCATTTACCGGTATCTGGGGGCCGACGAGGCCAGTTTGCCGCTGTTGTATCTGGCGGGGCCGGTCACGGGGCTCATTGTGCAGCCCATCATCGGGGCAATGAGCGACCGGACCCTGAGCCCACGCGGCCGGCGAACGCCGTTCTTTCTGGTCGGGGCGCTGCTCTGTTCTCTGTCGCTGCTGGCCATGCCCTTCAGTCGTACGCTCTGGATGGCGGCCGGCATTCTGTGGATTCTGGATGCGGCGAACAACATCACCATGGAGCCGTACCGTGCGTATGTCTCCGACCGGCTGAATGACGGTCAGACCTCGTTGGGCTTCCTGACGCAAAGTGCCTTCACGGGACTCGGGCAGACGCTGTCGTACATCACACCGTCCCTGTTGGTCTTTCTGGGCATGAATCGGGATGCGGTGAACGATCGGGGAATTCCGAACATCACCATGCTCGCGTTCCTCATGGGCGCCGTCTTTTCGACGGCGTCCATTCTGTGGTCGCTCAAGCAGGTCCCCGAGTTGCCGCTCACGCCCGACGAGCGCCGTCACATCGAACAGATGCCGCGGGGCTTCGGCAACACCCTGCGGGAAATCGTGGACGCCTTGCGCGACATGCCCACGACCATGCGACAGATGGCGGTCATGAAGTTCTTCCAGTGGTACGCCATGTTCTGCTACTGGATCTACATTGCACCGGCGCTCGCCCTCACGCTGTTCGACACCAAGGATGCCACTTCCGCCGGCTTCCGTGAGGCCGGGTTGGTAACGGGGCAGGTGGGCGCCTTCTACAACTTCATCGCCTTCGTAGCAGCGTTTGCCATGGTGCCCATCACGCGCCGCATCGGTGCGAAATGGATGCACACGATTGCCCTGGTTGCCGCATCCGTGTCCATGATGGCCATTCCCGCCATCGACAACCGCGCTCTGCTTTTTGTCCCCATGCTGGGGATCGGCCTGGGCTGGGGGAGCATGATGGGCAATCCGTACGTGATGCTCTCCGACTCCATTCCGCGCAATCGCGTGGGCGTGTACATGGGCGTGTTCAACATGTTCATCGTCATCCCCATGCTGATTCAGAATCTCACCCTGCCGCTGTACTACGAGTCACTGCTCGGGGGCAATCCGGCCAGTGTCATTCGTCTCGCGGGCGTGTTGCTGGGGTGCGCAGCGGTCGCCTGCGCCTTCGTCACGGTGAAGAAGGCGTCCACCGCCGTCGAGGCGTCGTGA
- the treF gene encoding alpha,alpha-trehalase TreF has product MKPRHVLSAMLLASCSTAEQPRGAARIPADSTGTALAVTPYDPSRDLGGLFVDAQMMSIYPDSKTLVDATPKRDPQQIADAYLAEKTKANFSLKNFMKREFAAPTSPNVAASDAVQRTMEEHIADLWPVLTRQADVNDPRSSLLPLPKAYIVPGGRFREVYYWDSYFTMLGLIESGRTEQMGQMLDNFAHLVRTVGHIPNGNRTYYLSRSQPPYFAAMVGRYAQATDSLKGAAYLEAMEAEHRFWMDGADTLRPGSAYRRVVRLADGSVLNRYWDDRPEPRPESFKEDFTTAQTLPEAQRELFYRNVRAAAESGWDFSSRWMRNPQSLVSLETTALVPVDLNSLLYHTERTIAALRRVRNAKGDDDVAERFEELAEARKAAILRNMWDAGSGFFYDVRWSRGERVTDRPTMAAAAPLYFGIATAEQAAQVVARLRTDFLKPGGFTTTLIASGQQWDAPNGWPPLQWVAMEGARRYGHAELANTARARWLALNRKVYKATGKLTEKYDVWDLSKRAGGGEYPTQDGFGWTNGVALTLSRQQQK; this is encoded by the coding sequence ATGAAGCCGCGGCATGTGCTGAGCGCGATGCTCCTGGCCAGTTGTTCGACGGCCGAGCAACCGAGGGGCGCCGCGCGCATTCCTGCCGATAGCACCGGCACAGCGCTCGCCGTGACGCCGTACGATCCCTCGCGCGATCTCGGTGGGTTGTTCGTGGACGCGCAGATGATGAGCATCTACCCTGATTCAAAGACGCTGGTAGACGCGACCCCCAAGCGCGATCCGCAGCAGATTGCCGATGCGTATCTGGCAGAGAAGACCAAGGCCAACTTCTCGCTCAAGAACTTCATGAAGCGGGAGTTCGCGGCGCCGACCTCTCCCAACGTGGCTGCCTCCGACGCGGTCCAGCGAACCATGGAGGAGCATATTGCCGATCTGTGGCCGGTGCTCACCCGTCAGGCTGATGTGAACGATCCCCGGTCGTCGCTCCTCCCGCTGCCCAAGGCGTACATCGTGCCGGGTGGACGATTCCGCGAGGTGTACTACTGGGACTCGTACTTTACGATGCTTGGATTGATCGAAAGTGGCCGCACGGAGCAGATGGGGCAGATGCTGGATAATTTTGCGCATCTGGTGCGCACCGTAGGTCACATTCCGAACGGCAATCGCACCTATTATCTGAGTCGCAGTCAGCCGCCCTACTTTGCGGCCATGGTGGGCCGGTACGCACAGGCGACCGATAGCCTGAAAGGCGCGGCGTATCTCGAGGCCATGGAAGCAGAACATCGCTTCTGGATGGATGGGGCAGATACGCTCCGCCCCGGGTCCGCCTACCGACGGGTCGTTCGCCTCGCCGACGGCAGTGTGCTGAACCGCTATTGGGATGACCGTCCCGAACCACGACCGGAGTCGTTCAAGGAAGACTTCACGACGGCGCAGACGCTTCCCGAAGCCCAACGTGAACTGTTCTACCGCAACGTGCGCGCCGCCGCCGAAAGTGGCTGGGACTTCTCCAGCCGGTGGATGCGGAATCCGCAGTCCCTGGTTTCGTTGGAGACCACGGCGCTGGTTCCGGTAGATCTCAACAGTTTGCTGTACCATACCGAGCGCACCATTGCGGCGCTCCGGCGTGTCCGCAACGCCAAGGGTGACGATGACGTGGCCGAACGATTCGAAGAATTGGCTGAAGCACGCAAGGCGGCCATTCTTCGCAACATGTGGGATGCCGGCAGCGGCTTCTTTTACGATGTGCGCTGGAGTCGTGGGGAACGGGTGACCGATCGCCCCACGATGGCCGCCGCCGCGCCGCTGTATTTCGGCATCGCGACCGCGGAACAGGCCGCCCAGGTCGTGGCGCGGTTGCGGACCGATTTCCTCAAGCCCGGCGGCTTCACCACCACGCTGATTGCCTCTGGCCAACAGTGGGACGCACCCAATGGCTGGCCGCCGCTGCAGTGGGTGGCCATGGAAGGCGCGCGTCGCTACGGCCATGCGGAGTTGGCCAATACTGCGCGCGCACGGTGGCTGGCGCTCAACCGCAAAGTGTACAAGGCCACCGGCAAGCTCACGGAGAAATACGACGTCTGGGATCTCTCCAAGCGCGCCGGCGGCGGTGAATACCCAACGCAAGATGGCTTCGGATGGACCAACGGCGTGGCACTGACCCTCTCCCGGCAGCAGCAGAAGTGA
- a CDS encoding vWA domain-containing protein, with protein sequence MNAALQVDHHAVDAGQSPNAQSGTIVRALVTISGTALSSEARAPLSLSFVIDRSGSMSGPRLDAARVAVAHALERLHPDDVVSVVAFDDVVETVAAPDRRARQPLLVTQVQNIDARGCTNLSGGWLRGREHMQYAQGVSGAADRASRRILLVTDGHANQGITDPATLIELARTARNMGITTSTIGIGEGYDDALLRSMADAGGGNAWYIERPDQSKDVLGEELGNLLSVAAQGLTVTLTLHEAVSVFMTHSDWPVATPSAHTYCFDLGDLYAAEPKPLLVELFVPAHRLEELAAAAHPLATMTISADVVTAAGSVEHRVMHLPMASTMEGQQSLVPDIEHAVLLANTAKAREHAARLQREGNAAAAEMVMREARNSVLESAVASDIKYSHRINYEADDLAQLADQYQQGTYTELDAKYQMQRSYNARRGKAQYNESLRRKRPDA encoded by the coding sequence ATGAACGCAGCACTACAAGTCGATCACCACGCCGTCGACGCTGGCCAATCGCCCAATGCCCAGTCCGGAACCATTGTCCGGGCCCTCGTAACCATCAGTGGCACCGCTCTCTCCTCCGAGGCCCGCGCGCCGCTCAGTCTTTCCTTTGTCATCGATCGCAGCGGCTCCATGAGCGGCCCGCGTCTTGACGCCGCGCGGGTCGCCGTGGCGCATGCCCTCGAACGCTTGCATCCCGACGATGTCGTCTCGGTGGTGGCCTTTGATGACGTGGTGGAAACCGTGGCCGCGCCCGATCGGCGCGCTCGCCAGCCACTTCTTGTAACGCAGGTACAGAACATCGACGCACGCGGATGCACCAATCTCAGCGGTGGATGGCTGCGGGGGCGCGAGCATATGCAATACGCGCAGGGCGTCTCTGGCGCGGCCGATAGGGCGTCGCGGCGCATCCTGTTGGTCACCGACGGGCACGCCAATCAGGGGATCACCGATCCCGCCACACTCATCGAGCTGGCGCGCACCGCGCGCAACATGGGCATCACCACCTCCACCATCGGTATTGGGGAGGGATACGACGATGCACTGTTGCGTTCCATGGCCGACGCCGGCGGCGGCAACGCGTGGTACATCGAGCGCCCCGATCAGTCCAAGGATGTCCTTGGCGAGGAGCTCGGCAACTTGCTGTCCGTAGCGGCGCAGGGGCTTACCGTCACGCTCACGCTGCACGAAGCGGTCTCGGTGTTCATGACCCACTCCGACTGGCCAGTGGCCACCCCGTCCGCTCACACCTACTGCTTTGACCTCGGCGACCTGTACGCCGCCGAACCAAAGCCGTTGCTGGTGGAACTCTTTGTCCCCGCGCATCGGCTGGAGGAACTGGCGGCTGCCGCGCACCCGCTGGCCACGATGACCATCAGCGCGGATGTCGTGACGGCTGCCGGAAGTGTGGAGCACCGCGTCATGCACCTTCCCATGGCATCCACCATGGAAGGGCAGCAGAGCCTGGTCCCGGACATCGAACACGCGGTGCTGCTGGCCAACACCGCCAAGGCGCGTGAACACGCCGCACGTTTGCAGCGCGAAGGCAATGCCGCCGCCGCCGAAATGGTGATGCGCGAGGCACGCAACAGCGTGCTCGAAAGCGCCGTGGCATCGGACATCAAGTACAGTCACCGGATCAACTACGAAGCTGACGATCTGGCACAGCTGGCCGATCAGTATCAGCAAGGCACCTACACGGAACTGGATGCGAAGTACCAGATGCAACGCAGCTACAACGCTCGCCGCGGCAAGGCGCAGTACAACGAGAGTCTGCGTCGCAAGCGTCCCGACGCCTAA
- a CDS encoding (deoxy)nucleoside triphosphate pyrophosphohydrolase encodes MSEVARLRVVAAVIRRGHDATTEFLVCQRPLHKQHGGLWEFPGGKCEPGESDLEAIHRELREELGVDVGAVGAPLLVIADAQSRYDIVFLPTDILGEPQCLEHVAMQWGNWADLQQLSLAPSDLRFVQAQLTAS; translated from the coding sequence ATGAGCGAGGTGGCGCGCCTTCGCGTGGTGGCCGCGGTGATTCGCCGCGGCCACGATGCCACCACGGAATTTCTGGTCTGCCAGCGCCCGCTCCACAAGCAGCACGGGGGCCTCTGGGAATTCCCCGGCGGGAAATGCGAGCCGGGAGAGAGCGACCTCGAGGCCATCCACCGGGAGTTACGCGAGGAACTCGGTGTGGATGTTGGCGCCGTCGGGGCACCGCTGCTGGTCATTGCCGATGCACAGTCCCGCTACGACATCGTGTTTCTTCCCACAGACATTTTGGGGGAGCCGCAATGCCTGGAGCATGTGGCCATGCAATGGGGCAACTGGGCCGACCTGCAGCAGTTGTCGTTGGCGCCGAGTGACCTGCGGTTTGTGCAAGCGCAGCTGACGGCTTCCTGA
- a CDS encoding S9 family peptidase, with protein MRLLPLQLLTVLAPLIVAAQPASPRPLRSADIYKFRDVGAGRISPDGQWVAYTITTVDSAKDRSDSDVWMVSWDGTRTLKMAGSPEGESNPRWSPDNRYLSFVSGRFESKGGQIWLLDRAGGEAVRLTDLKGGVAEYEWSPDGSRIVVVSHDPDPEESKPDSLKNKNPKPIVVDRFAFKRDGDGYLDRRRDHVWVVDVSTKKAVQITTGDYDDRQARWSPDGKRLAFVSERAAADADRANNSDIYVVDATPGATPVRLTTWNGPDASPAWSPDGASIAYLQASEPQLSAYAQNTIAIVPSAGGAARLLATTLDRDVSALTWTADGTGLRFLLGDDRAQHLAQVEVNGGAVTRLVDGRRVVTAYDVASSGRVVLNTGTARRSAEVHAWDNAALRTLTHVNDSVFAQLQVATTEDVQFKNKDGLTVGALLVKPAGFDPSKKYPMLLRIHGGPNGQDQHLFNFERELFAANGYVVLAVNYRGSSGRGQGWKKAIFADWGNKEVQDLLAGVDHVISLGFVDPTRLGIGGWSYGGILTDYTIATTTRFKAATSGAGSALQTSMYGTDQYIYQYENELGAPWKNPKLWEKLSYPFYKADRITTPTLYMGGEKDFNVPISGSEQMYQALKSVGVPTQLVVYPGQFHGISRPSFVKDRYDRYLGWYGQYLMGITP; from the coding sequence ATGCGCTTGCTCCCGCTTCAGCTGCTGACTGTGCTGGCCCCCTTGATTGTTGCGGCACAGCCAGCCTCCCCGCGCCCACTCCGTTCGGCCGACATCTACAAATTCCGCGACGTGGGCGCCGGTCGCATCTCCCCCGACGGACAGTGGGTGGCGTACACCATCACCACGGTGGATTCGGCCAAGGACCGCAGCGACAGCGACGTCTGGATGGTGAGCTGGGACGGCACACGCACCCTCAAGATGGCCGGCTCCCCGGAAGGCGAAAGCAATCCGCGCTGGAGCCCGGACAATCGCTATCTCTCGTTCGTTTCGGGCCGCTTTGAATCGAAGGGGGGACAGATCTGGTTGCTCGATCGTGCGGGAGGCGAGGCAGTTCGACTGACGGATCTCAAAGGCGGCGTTGCCGAATACGAATGGTCACCGGATGGGTCGCGTATTGTAGTGGTGTCGCATGATCCCGACCCGGAAGAGAGCAAACCCGACTCGCTCAAGAACAAGAACCCGAAGCCCATCGTCGTTGATCGCTTTGCGTTCAAGCGCGACGGCGACGGCTATCTGGACCGCCGCCGCGATCATGTGTGGGTGGTGGATGTCAGCACGAAGAAAGCGGTGCAGATCACGACCGGCGATTACGATGATCGTCAGGCGCGCTGGTCGCCCGATGGCAAGCGGCTCGCGTTTGTTAGTGAGCGCGCCGCTGCCGATGCTGATCGTGCCAACAACAGTGACATCTACGTGGTGGATGCGACGCCCGGTGCCACGCCCGTACGGCTCACCACGTGGAACGGACCGGATGCGAGTCCGGCATGGAGCCCGGATGGCGCGTCCATTGCGTATCTGCAGGCCAGTGAACCACAGCTCTCAGCGTATGCCCAGAATACCATTGCCATAGTTCCCAGCGCCGGCGGAGCCGCCCGCCTGCTCGCTACCACGTTGGACAGGGATGTTTCGGCATTGACCTGGACGGCCGATGGCACCGGGTTGCGATTCCTGCTGGGCGATGATCGTGCCCAGCATCTGGCGCAGGTGGAGGTGAACGGTGGTGCCGTGACGCGCCTGGTTGACGGGCGACGCGTGGTCACCGCATACGACGTGGCTTCAAGCGGACGCGTGGTACTGAATACCGGTACCGCCAGACGGTCGGCCGAAGTGCATGCCTGGGACAATGCCGCGTTGCGCACACTCACGCATGTGAACGACAGCGTGTTTGCACAGTTGCAGGTCGCGACCACGGAAGACGTGCAGTTCAAGAACAAGGACGGGCTGACCGTGGGAGCCCTGCTGGTGAAACCCGCCGGGTTTGATCCCAGCAAGAAGTACCCGATGCTGCTGCGCATTCATGGTGGACCGAACGGACAGGATCAGCATCTGTTCAACTTTGAGCGCGAGCTCTTTGCCGCCAACGGATACGTGGTGTTGGCCGTGAACTACCGCGGCAGCAGCGGCCGTGGGCAGGGGTGGAAGAAGGCCATTTTTGCCGACTGGGGCAACAAGGAAGTCCAGGATCTGCTGGCCGGTGTGGATCACGTAATTTCTCTGGGCTTCGTGGATCCCACTCGCCTGGGCATTGGCGGCTGGAGCTACGGTGGCATTCTCACCGACTACACCATTGCCACCACCACCCGCTTCAAGGCCGCCACCAGTGGCGCGGGCAGCGCGCTGCAAACGTCGATGTATGGCACCGACCAGTACATCTACCAGTACGAAAACGAGCTCGGCGCACCGTGGAAGAACCCGAAGCTCTGGGAGAAGCTCAGCTATCCGTTCTACAAGGCCGACCGGATTACCACGCCCACGTTGTACATGGGTGGCGAGAAGGACTTCAACGTCCCGATCAGTGGCAGTGAACAGATGTACCAGGCGCTGAAATCAGTGGGAGTCCCAACTCAGCTGGTGGTGTATCCGGGGCAGTTCCACGGCATCAGCCGCCCCAGCTTCGTGAAGGATCGCTACGACCGCTACCTTGGCTGGTACGGACAGTACCTCATGGGCATCACGCCCTGA
- a CDS encoding MFS transporter, translated as MSNSNAPSHHTDEHPVDDGKSAFGKLAVLMVTAFIDMLGLLMILPLLPFYAKSLGAGGAVVGLLVSSFSIAQLLSAPVWGRFSDKYGRRPALMVGLGASAIAYVVFAYADSLWLLFLSRIVQGAGGGTVSVIQAYVADATRPEDRAKSLGWLSAATNAGVALGPVIGSWMQLFSKHTPGLVAAGLCVVNMGFAWKYLTEIRKPGAAPGTSKPKGSREAVFRVVSHPSEPASRLILIYALAIGAFQGTTAILALFLADRFGVTEATIGYFFMYIGVLSVVVRALMLGKLVDRIGEPRLSRAGLLFLAAGLVGLSISPNLPVLALSVGLLPLGTAFTFPCVTAMLSRVVSSAERGLYMGVQQTFGGVTRVVFPIILGVAFDAFGKQSPFWISAAVVLATLLMGRDLELYAPKRVMPTG; from the coding sequence GTGAGCAATAGCAACGCACCATCACACCACACCGACGAGCATCCGGTAGACGACGGCAAGTCTGCGTTTGGGAAACTCGCCGTCCTGATGGTCACGGCATTCATCGACATGTTGGGTTTGTTGATGATTCTGCCGCTCCTGCCCTTCTATGCCAAGTCGTTGGGGGCGGGTGGTGCGGTCGTGGGCTTGCTGGTGAGTTCGTTCAGCATTGCACAGCTCTTGAGCGCTCCGGTGTGGGGGCGGTTCAGCGACAAGTACGGACGCCGTCCGGCGTTGATGGTGGGATTGGGTGCCAGTGCCATCGCCTATGTTGTGTTTGCCTACGCCGACAGTTTGTGGCTGCTGTTTCTGTCGCGCATTGTGCAAGGGGCGGGCGGCGGCACCGTGAGTGTGATTCAGGCGTACGTGGCCGACGCCACGCGTCCGGAAGATCGGGCCAAGAGTCTGGGCTGGCTGTCTGCGGCCACGAACGCCGGGGTGGCACTGGGCCCGGTGATTGGCAGTTGGATGCAATTGTTCAGCAAGCACACACCGGGGCTGGTGGCAGCTGGCCTGTGCGTGGTGAATATGGGGTTCGCCTGGAAGTATCTCACTGAGATCCGCAAACCCGGCGCGGCCCCCGGCACGAGCAAACCCAAAGGTTCGCGCGAGGCGGTGTTCCGGGTGGTCAGTCACCCCTCCGAACCGGCGTCGCGACTGATTCTGATTTATGCGTTGGCCATTGGGGCCTTCCAGGGTACGACCGCAATTCTCGCGTTGTTCCTGGCCGATCGCTTTGGAGTCACCGAAGCGACCATTGGCTATTTCTTCATGTACATCGGCGTGCTGAGCGTGGTGGTGCGCGCACTTATGCTTGGCAAGCTGGTAGACCGCATTGGGGAGCCGCGACTGAGCCGCGCCGGCTTGCTGTTTCTGGCGGCCGGGCTGGTGGGGCTGTCCATTTCCCCCAATCTGCCGGTGCTGGCGTTGTCGGTGGGGCTATTGCCACTGGGCACCGCTTTCACATTTCCGTGTGTCACGGCCATGCTGTCGCGCGTGGTAAGCAGCGCAGAGCGCGGCTTGTACATGGGCGTGCAGCAGACCTTTGGCGGCGTCACGCGCGTGGTCTTCCCGATCATTCTGGGCGTCGCGTTTGATGCGTTCGGCAAGCAGAGCCCGTTCTGGATCAGTGCAGCGGTGGTGCTGGCCACATTGCTGATGGGGCGCGATCTGGAATTGTACGCCCCGAAGCGGGTAATGCCGACGGGTTGA
- a CDS encoding ABC transporter permease: MMLLAFILQAIRIAVPYLLAAAGGVMSERVGVIALGLEGLMLSGAFGAALGSYYGNSPWAGLLGALVAGTLITSLLAIATIRFRANQVVVGVAINLLVAASTRYFLRLVFDSSSNSPRVPGFGGEGVSNVMLSSFMNPVVWIGLAALPALGWLLYRTPFGLRARAVGEKPEAAATLGVAVNPMRLKGLYLAGALASLGGAYLALDQHQFTDGMTAGRGFIALAAVIFGRWEPVRVAVACLLFAGAETLQIQLQGAQLVPSQFVEMIPYVLTIIALAGVVGRSVAPAALGKSE; encoded by the coding sequence ATGATGCTTCTGGCGTTCATTCTGCAGGCCATTCGCATTGCCGTCCCGTATTTGCTGGCGGCGGCGGGCGGTGTCATGTCCGAACGGGTGGGGGTGATTGCTCTGGGACTGGAAGGGCTGATGCTCTCGGGGGCCTTTGGTGCGGCCCTCGGCAGCTATTACGGCAATAGTCCGTGGGCTGGCCTGCTGGGGGCGCTGGTGGCGGGCACGTTGATCACGAGCCTGTTGGCGATCGCCACGATTCGCTTCCGGGCCAATCAGGTGGTGGTGGGCGTGGCCATCAATCTCCTCGTCGCGGCAAGCACACGGTACTTCCTGCGTCTGGTGTTTGACAGCTCCAGCAACTCTCCGCGGGTGCCAGGCTTTGGTGGCGAAGGTGTGAGCAACGTCATGTTGTCGAGTTTCATGAATCCGGTGGTGTGGATTGGGCTCGCCGCGCTGCCGGCGCTTGGCTGGCTGCTGTACCGTACGCCCTTTGGGTTGCGGGCACGGGCCGTGGGTGAGAAGCCGGAAGCGGCGGCCACGTTGGGGGTGGCCGTGAATCCCATGCGCCTCAAGGGGCTCTATCTTGCCGGTGCGTTGGCCAGTCTGGGCGGTGCCTATCTGGCGCTCGACCAGCACCAGTTCACCGATGGCATGACGGCCGGTCGAGGTTTCATTGCGCTGGCGGCGGTGATCTTTGGGCGCTGGGAGCCTGTGCGCGTGGCGGTGGCTTGCCTGCTGTTCGCCGGGGCCGAGACGTTGCAGATTCAACTGCAGGGCGCGCAGCTCGTACCAAGTCAGTTTGTGGAGATGATTCCCTACGTGCTGACCATCATTGCGCTCGCGGGTGTTGTTGGGCGCAGCGTGGCGCCGGCCGCCCTTGGCAAGTCCGAATAA